The Sandaracinus amylolyticus genomic interval CGCAGCGCGTCCGGCCCGCGCTTGGCGCGCTCCGTCGCCGGCGTCGTCGCGACCTCGCGCGCGGTCGCCGGCAGCGTGATCGCGAAGCGCGCGCCCTTGCCCACGCCCTCGCTCTCCGCGCGCACGGTGCCGCCGTGCATCTGCACGATCTGCTGCACGATCGCGAGCCCCAGCCCGAGCCCGCCGTGCCGTCGCGTCGTCGTCTGATCCGCCTGCCGGAACCGCTCGAACACGTGCGGCAGGAACTCCGGATCGATCCCCTGCCCGCTGTCCGCGACCGCGATCTCGACCTCGTCGTCGCGCCGCGCGATCGACACCTCGACACGCCCGCCGCGCGGCGTGAACTTGATCGCGTTCGACAGCAGGTTCCAGATCACCTGCTGCAGCCGCGTCGCATCGCCCCGCACGCGCGGCACCGGCGAGTCGACCACGGTGCGCAGCGTGATCTCCTTCGCGCTCGCGGCGGCGCGCACCGACTCGAGCGCGGCCGACACCGCGGCGCTCGGATCGAGCGGATGCACCTCGAGCGCGAGCTTGCCCGCGATGATGCGGCTCATGTCGAGCAGATCCGCGATCAGCGTCGCCTGCAGCTGCGCGTTGCGCGTGATCACGTCGAGCCCGCGCTCGAGCCGTGCACGATCGTCCGGGCCGCTGCGCAGCAGGTGCGCCCACCCGAGGATCGCGTTGAGCGGTGTGCGCAGCTCGTGCGAGATCGTCGCGAGGAATTCGTCGCGCATGCGGCTCGCGCGCTCCGCGTCCTCGCGCGCGCGCCGCTCGCTCTCGAGCAGGCGCGCGCGGTCTTCCTCGGCGCGCTTGCGCTCCGAGACGTCGAGCGTCACCGCGCGCAGCACCACGGGCCGTCGACCCTCCGGTGTGTCCTCGAACGTCGTGCGACCGCGCGACTCGAGCCAGTGCACCTTGCCGTCGGTCCCGAGCACGCGGCTCTCGTCCAAGAACATCCCGTCGCCGCTCGGATCGAGGCTGCGCTCGAACGCCGCGCGCGAGCGCACGACGTCGTCGGGATGCAAGCGCGTCAGCGCCTCCTCGAGCGTCGACTCGGGCGTCGCGCCCCAGAGCTCCAGCATGCGCTCGGACCAGCGGAGCTCGCCGGTCGTGACCCAGTACTCCCAGTCGGCCGCGCCCGACGCCTCGATCGTCAGGCGCCAGCGCGCGTCGTCGCGCTGTCGCTCCTGCTCGAGCGCCTTGCGCGCGCTGAGGTCGATCACCGCGCCGCTCGCATGCACGAACCGACGTGCGTCGCCCTCGCCTCGGAACTCCGAGCGCCCGCGCGCCAGCACCCACGCCACGCTCCCGTCGGGACGCACGAAGCGGTGCTCGCTCTCGAACACTCCGTCGCCGCGCGGATCGACCGACTGCGCGATCTCCTCGAGCACCCGCGCGCGATCGTCCGGGTGGAGCAGGCGCTCGAGCACCCCGATCGTGATCGGCTCGTCGACCTCGGGAAGACCGACGATGCGGCGCAGCTCCGGCGACCACTGCGCGCACTTGTCCTCGCGCACCTCGAACGTGCCGAAGCCCGCGGCGGTCGCCGCGAGCCGCAGCCGCTCGTCGCTCTCGTGCAGCGCGCGCTGCACGCGCCGCGCCTCGGTCGTCTCCTGCGCGACGACGTTCACGGCGACCACCGTCCCCGTCGTCTCGTCGCGGATCGGATAGAAGCTCTCGACCCAGCTGCGCATCACGCCCGGCTGCGCCGGCGTCTCGCCCTCGAGCTCCACGCGCAGCACGGGCTCGCCGGTGTCGAGCACGTGCCGCAGGATCGACTCCGCTTGATCGGCGATCCCCGGGAGCACGTCGCGCACCCGCCGCCCGAGGTGCGCGGCCGCCGGCACGCCGTTCATCTCGGCGAGCCGCTCGTTGATGCGCACCCATCGCAGCTCGCGATCGACCACGCAGAGCCCGATCGGCGCGGTGCGATAGGTCGCTTCGAGCTCCGCGGCGCGCCGCCTCGCCTCGGCTTCGCTGTGGCGGAGCGCCTCCTCGCTCTCCTTGCGCGCGCTGACGTCGACCGCCGAGAGCACCACGTACTCGACCGCGCCGCGCTCGTCGCGCACCGGCAGCAGCTGCAGCTCGATCGCGACGAGCCGTCCTCCCGTGACGCGCACGTCGACGTCGAAGCGCACGCGCTCGCCGCCCGCCGCGCGCTCGGCGCCGTCGCGCACCCGAGCCGCGACCTGCTCGTCGTAGGCGAACCACGGCGCTTCCCAGACCTTGCGCCCGACGACCTCCTCGGCCTCCCGCCGCGCGGTCTCGAGCGCCGCGCGATTCACCTCGACGAGCGTGCCGTCGCGCTCGATCACGCCCGCGAACACGAGCAGCGCGTCGAGCACGTTCCGGATGTCGCGCTTCGTTCCTCCGCTCAACTCCACCTCGCCCGTGCGCGCATCTCCGTCCCGCTCCGTGCGACGCAAGCCCGGGACCGACTGGCCCATCGCGTTGCTTGCACCACGTGCACCCCCACCCCATGTTCCGCGGCTCGGGACGGCGACCGATGACCACCACGAAGTTCCCCACTCTCGCGTTCGGCACCCCTCGCAAGCTGCCGCGCGCGAGCGAGCTGGCGGGCCGCGTCGTGGTGCTCGACATCGCGTTCGCCGCCGAGGGCTCCGGCGCGAGCTTCCAGAAGGTCACGAAGAAGCTGATCGACGGCCTCGGTCCGCGGCTCGCGATGTGGATCGATCACCACGATCACGTCTTGCACGAGCAGTTCCGGAGCGATCCGCGCTTCGTGCTCGCGACGAAGGCGCAGCACGGCGCTTGCCCGGAGATGGTCACGCCCGAGCGCGTCGCGCAGGCGGGGCCCATCGACACGATCTGCTGCCACATCGACTTCGACGGCCTCTGCTCGGCGGCGAAGTGGATCCGCGGCGGCGTCGAGCCCTACGAGGGCGCCGACGACGATGCGCGCGCGATCGACACGCGCATCGGTACGCCGAGCGAGCGCGCGCTGCTGATCGATCGCGCGCTCCGCGCGCGCCCGCGCGACGACGCCATGAAGGGCCTCGTCGTGCGCTTCCTCGCGACCGGCGCGACCGATCGCGAGCTCTTCGGCCCGATCCGCGCGGCCGCCGACGAGCTGCGCGCGCTCGAGGACGAGGCGCGACGTCTCGCGAAGGGCTACGAGATCGAGCGCGACGTCGCCGTCGTCGACGCGCGCGGCGCGCAGACCTACTACGACAAGACGCTGCTCCTGCTGCTCGGCCAGGAGCGCGCGCGGATCTCGGTCGTGCACGACGACACGACGGTCACCGCGGCAGCGCGCTTCGACAGCGGCGTGGACCTGCTCGCGCTGCTCGGCCTCGAGGGCGGCATGCCCACTCGCGTGAGCCTCCCGCGCGACCGGCTCGGCGACGTGCTCGCGAAGCTGCGGCGCTGACCGGTCCGGGTCTGGCGTCCCGGTACTACGGTTGATCGCCAAGGGGCGTGGTGCTACACGCCCTTATGGCACTCCCTCTCTCGTTCTTCGAACGTCTCCCCAAGACCGACCTGCACGTCCACCTCGACGGGTCGCTGCGTCTGGAGACGATCCTGGAGCTCGCGGAGCAGGACGGAATCCAGCTCCCGGGACGCACCCCTGCCGAGCTCGCGAAGGCGATGCACCTCGGCGAGAACACCGGCTCGCTCGTCGAGTACCTCAAGGCCTTCGACGTCACGCTCAAGGTCCTGCAGACGGAGGACGCGCTCACGCGCGTCGCCTTCGAGCTCGGCGAGGACTGCGCGAAGGAGAACGTGCGGTACATGGAGGTGCGCTACGCGCCCATGCTCCACACGCGCAAGGGCCTTCGCCTGACCACCGTCGTCGAGGCCGTCCTCGAGGGCCTGTGGCAGGCGAAGGAGAAGTACGGCATCGAGTCGAACGTCATCATCTGCGGCATCCGCAACATCTCGCCGCAGAGCTCGCTCGAGATGGCGCAGCTCGCCGTCGCGTACAAGAACCGCGGCGTCGTCGCGTTCGACCTCGCGGGCGCCGAGTACGACAACCCCGCGAAGCACCACCGCGAGAGCTTCCAGCTCGTCCGCGACAACAACATCAACGTCACGATCCACGCGGGCGAGGCATACGGGCCCGAGTCGATCCACCAGGCGATCCACGTCTGCGGCGCGCACCGCATCGGCCACGGATGCCGGCTCCGCGAGGACGGCGACCTGCTGCACTACGTGAACGATCATCGGATCGCGCTCGAGTGCTGCCCCAGCTCGAACGTACAGACCGGCGCGGTGCGCGACCTCGCGACGCACCCGATCAAGCTCTACTACGACCTCGGCCTGCGCGTGACGGTGAACACCGACAACCGGCTGATCACCGACACCACGGTCTCGAAGGAGCTCTGGCTCTGCCACACGCAGCTCGGCATGACGCTCCCCGAGATCAAGCGGATGATCCTCAACGGCTTCAAGGCGGCGTTCCTGCCGTTCCACCAGAAGCAGTCGTTCCTCCGCCGCATCGCGCGCGAGCTCTCGGCGTTCCCCGACGACGAGGCCGCAGTCCTCGCGTCGGAGCCCGGGCTCTCCGCGACGATCGTCCCCGAGGTGACGCAGCCCGCGAGCACCGGCACCGCGTGAGGTGACGCGGCTCTTCGACTCGCACTGTCATCTCGACGCCCCTGCGCTCGACCCCGATCGCGACGACGTGATCGCGCGGGCCATCGAGCGCGGCGTCGACGGCGTGCTGGTCCCCGCGGTGTCCCCGGAGCGCTGGGACGCGCTCGCCGCGCTGCGCGCGCGATGGAGCGCGGTGCGGATCGCGATCGGCGTGCACCCGTACGTGATCGCGTCGTGCGCGGTCGACGATGCGCTCGCGACGATGGAGGCGCGCGCGACGGCGCTCGGCGCGGTCGCGATCGGCGAGTGCGGCTTCGATCGTCGCGTCGCGATCGACCTCGCGCGTCAGAGCGAGATCGTCGACGCGCACGTCGAGGTCGCGCGCGCGCGCGAGCTGCCGATCGTGCTGCACGTCGTCGGCACGCACGGCCTCGCGCTCGAGCGCATGGAGCGACACGGGCCGCTGCGCGCGGGCGGTGTGGTGCACGCGTGGAGCGGGCCCGCCGAGCTCGTCGCGCGCTGGGTCGCGCTGGGCTTCTCGATCGGCATCGGGCCCGTCGTCACCTGGGCGCGCGCGCGGCGGGTGAAGGAGAGCGCGCGCGTCGTGCCGCTCGAGCGCCTCCTGGTCGAGACCGACGCGCCCGACGGGCACCTCGAGGGCGCGACGCGCGGAGAGCCCTCGGACGTGGACGAGGTCGTGCGCGCCGTCGCCGCCGAGCGGGATGTGCGCGCGCAGGAGTTGCGCGTCGCCACGTGGGCGAACGCGATTCGCCTCTTCGGCTGAGCCAGCAGCTTCGGGCGAGCGACCTCCAGGAGCCGCGCCGAGGCCGTGATGCCCGAGACGACCGCGACCGAGCACGAGCAAGCCGGTCGGGGGGAGGGGGTCTTCCAAGACCCCTCCGCCAACGGAGCTGCAAGCGGGGCTGGGGCCCCGCGCGCAGCGTTTGGGGTGGGGGCCCCGATCCGGCTCCGCCGGTCGGGGGGAGGGGTCTTCCAAGACCCCTCCGCCAACGGAGCTGCAAGCGGGGCTGGGGCCCCGCGCGCAGCGTTTGGGGTGGGGGACCCCGATCCGGCTCCGCCGGTCGGGGGGAGGGGTCTTCCAAGACCCCTCCGCCAACGGAGCGCAGAACGTGCGCGCGGCGCATCGCGTGCGCCGCGCACGGCTCAGCTCGCGAGCCCCACGAGCGCGTAGACGAGGCCGAGGACCATCGAGATCGCCACGAAAACCAGGCCCGGCGCGGGCAGCGGGGCGACCGGAGCGGTGGCGGCGGTGACCTGCGGGACGTGCTGGCGCGACTGCATGGAGCATCGGTCGAGCAGCTTCCATGCCCACGGTGCTCACCGCCGAGGCACACCCCTACGCCAGGAAGGCCTCCGCGCGAGCGGCTGCTATCCTGGCCGCCCTCATGCCGTTGCCGTTGGTCTCCGCCGCGAACGACTCGCCCACCGATCTCCGCACCGAGGAGGCGCCCGAGTCGACCTACAAGACGCATCGCCGCTTCGATCGCGCGGCGCGCCTCTTCAGCGAGCCGGGGCTCCATCGCTTGATGGGCGCGCGCGTGCTCGTGTTCGGCATGGGCGGCGTCGGCTCGTTCGCCGCGGAGTCGCTCGCGCGCAGCGGCGTCGGGCACCTCACGCTCGTCGACTTCGACGACGTCTGCGTGACCAACACCAACCGCCAGCTCCACGCGATGCGCGGCAACATCGGCAAGCCGAAGGTGGAGATCATGGCCGAGCGGCTGCGGCTCGTGAGCCCGACCGCCACCGTCGAGCCGGTGCGTCGCTTCTACCGCGAGGAGGACGCGGACGAGCTCCTCGCCGGGCGCGTCGACTACGTGATCGACGCGATCGACAGCATCGCCGCGAAGGTCCACCTGCTCGCGACGTGCGTCACGCGCGGCATCCCGATCGTGTCGTCGATGGGCGCTGCCGCGCGCATCGATCCCACCCGCGTGCGCACCGCCGATCTCGCCGACACCGAGGTCTGCCCGCTCGCGCGCGACGTGCGCCGCCTGATGCGCGTGAAGCACGGCATCGAGGTGAAGCGCGGCCGTCCGATCGGCGTGACCGCCGTGTACAGCGAGGAGACGCCGATCGCGCCCGCGCCGGTCTCGTACGACGAGGGGCAGGGCTTCGTGTGCGTCTGTCCCAACAAGGACAACGGCATGTACACGTGCGAGAAGCGCGCGCGCATCGACGGCTCGGCGTCGTTCGTCACCGGCACGTTCGGGATGGTCGCGGCGAGCGTCGCGGTGCGCGCGCTCATCGGATGACGAGCGCCATCGTGCCCGACGTCGTCGCGCGGTCGGGCGCTTCCGCGTTCTCGACGTCGGCGGTCATCAGCACCACCACGACGCTGTAGACGCCGGGCTCGGTGAGCGCGCACGGCAGCGGCGTGACCGCGTCGATCGAGCTGCCGCCGCGCAGCGTCGGCTCGAGCGGGAGCCGGCGGGGCGCCGCGTTCGCGCAGCCTTCGACGACGAGCGCGTCGCGCAGCACGCTGACCTGCGCCCACGTCGGGCCGAGGATGATCGGCTCGATGCTCCGGTTGCGGATCTCGAGCTGCACCAGGTAGTCGTCGCCGCTCGGGATCGGCGGCACCGGCGAGCGCCCGTGCACGCGCACCGCGAGATCGTCGCGGTCGGCTGGACGCGCCTCGACCGTGGGCGTGATCTCCTGGGGCGCATCGTCGCGGTCGGGACCTCGCGGCTTCGATGCGGTGTCGCGCGTTGCCGCGCCTCCGGCGCACGCGACGAGCGCGAGCGCGCAGAACGTGAGGATCGCCGTGCGCACGCCCGCGCGCAGTGCACGTCGCTCGCCAACTCACGGCATCAGCGCGCGCACCTCGTCGACCGCCTCGGCGCGCCCCTCGACGTCGCCGTCGATCGCCTCGAGCTCGCGCAGGATCGCCGCGACCGCGCCCGCGTCGTCGTCGAGCTCGGCCGCCCGCGCCCGACCGACGAGGCACCGCACGATCGCCGCGTCGTCCTCGAGCGCGCGCCACGCGTCGATCGCGCGCGCGTACGTCGCGCCGGCCGCGGCCGCGTCGGGGCGCGCGAGCGCGACGTCGGCGCGCATCTCGATCGCGAGCGCGACGCCCTCGTCGTCCTCCTCGTCGCGCGCGCCCTGCTCGGCGTGCGCGAGCGCGTCGTCGGCGCCGTCGAGCGCGCCCGCGCGCAAGCGCGCCTCGCCGAGCGCGAGCCACGTCTCGGCGCCGCTCGATGCGCGCAGCGCGATCGCCCGCTCGAGCAGCGACGCCGCGCTCCCCGGCGCGCGCGCCGCGAGCTCGAGCTCCGCGCGATCCTCGAGCAGGTCCGCGAGCAGCTCGGGCGACGACGACGCGAGCGCGATGGCGCGATCGGAGAGCGCACGCGCGTCGCGCTCCTGCCCCTCGGCGCGCGCCGCCACCGCCGCCAGGCCGAGCGCCTCCGCGCGGACCTCGTCGCGCGCGCCGGGCCGCGCGATCGCGGGCTCCAGCATCGCGCGCGCGTCCGCGGGACGTTCGTCGTCGAGCGCGTCGTGCGCGGCCGCGATGATCTCCTCGAGCTCCTCGTCCATCGCGCGAGCCTCGCACAGGACGGACGGCTAGAGTGCGCGCCGTGGATGCCGAGCTCCTCGTCGCGATCAACGATCTCCGATCGCCCGCGCTCGATGCGGCGCTCGGTCCGCTCGGCGAGCACGGGTACCTGCTCTACCCCGCGTTCCTCGTCGCGCTGCTCGTGATGCGGCGGCGCGCCGTCGCGACCACCACGCGCGACGGCTTGCTCGCGTTCCTGCTCGCGCTCTTCGTCACCGAGACGTTCCTCAAGCCGCTCTTCGCGCGGCCGCGCCCCACCGCGATCCCCGAGCTCCTCGCGCAGCTCGACGTGCTCGGGAGCGTGCCGGGCGCGCGCTCGTGGTCGATGCCCTCGGGCACCGCGGCCGCGTGCGGCGCGGGCGCGGCGTGGATCTGGTCGCGCCTCGGATGGCGCGCCGGGCTGCCCGCGGCGATCATCGCGGTGCTCGCGTGCTTCGCGCGCCTCTACGCGGGCGTGCACTGGCCGACGGACCTGCTCTTCGGGGCGACGCTGGGGATCTTCGTGGCCCTCGGAGTGGATCGGTTCTCTCGCTGGGCCGGGTGATCGGTGGTGCGGCGTGAGGGGGTGGGTCCGGCGGCCGGGGTGCTCGCGGGCTGCCAGACGATCGCGGTCGGGATGTCGGGACGCGGTGGGCGCATCGCAGCGCGAAGCGCGCCGCGATGACTGTCGTGAGGCTGTGGTCGGCCTCGGCGAGCCCCCGTCGCACGAGGCCGCCGGACCCACCCCCTCACGCCTCGGTACGCGGTGTCTGCCGCCTCGCTGGCTGGGGTGGAGATGGCTCGCGACGGGGGCCGCGCTTCGCCGCGTCCCCGACGCTCGCGATCCGGGCTCCGCTTCGCGTTCGCCCCGATGAAGGGCGAGACGAGCGTTCGCGTGTAGCCCGGCTCGTGAAGCGGGCGAACGCGAAGCGCTCGCTCGATTCGCGAGACGGCCGCGAGCACCGCGACCGAGGCCATCCACGTCGCATCGGCGCCATCCTCCACGCATCTCGCGATGCGACCCATCGCGCAGGGGCTCTTCGCGATCGGCGCGACCCGTACTTCCC includes:
- a CDS encoding tRNA threonylcarbamoyladenosine dehydratase, encoding MPLPLVSAANDSPTDLRTEEAPESTYKTHRRFDRAARLFSEPGLHRLMGARVLVFGMGGVGSFAAESLARSGVGHLTLVDFDDVCVTNTNRQLHAMRGNIGKPKVEIMAERLRLVSPTATVEPVRRFYREEDADELLAGRVDYVIDAIDSIAAKVHLLATCVTRGIPIVSSMGAAARIDPTRVRTADLADTEVCPLARDVRRLMRVKHGIEVKRGRPIGVTAVYSEETPIAPAPVSYDEGQGFVCVCPNKDNGMYTCEKRARIDGSASFVTGTFGMVAASVAVRALIG
- the add gene encoding adenosine deaminase — its product is MALPLSFFERLPKTDLHVHLDGSLRLETILELAEQDGIQLPGRTPAELAKAMHLGENTGSLVEYLKAFDVTLKVLQTEDALTRVAFELGEDCAKENVRYMEVRYAPMLHTRKGLRLTTVVEAVLEGLWQAKEKYGIESNVIICGIRNISPQSSLEMAQLAVAYKNRGVVAFDLAGAEYDNPAKHHRESFQLVRDNNINVTIHAGEAYGPESIHQAIHVCGAHRIGHGCRLREDGDLLHYVNDHRIALECCPSSNVQTGAVRDLATHPIKLYYDLGLRVTVNTDNRLITDTTVSKELWLCHTQLGMTLPEIKRMILNGFKAAFLPFHQKQSFLRRIARELSAFPDDEAAVLASEPGLSATIVPEVTQPASTGTA
- a CDS encoding PAS domain S-box protein, producing MSGGTKRDIRNVLDALLVFAGVIERDGTLVEVNRAALETARREAEEVVGRKVWEAPWFAYDEQVAARVRDGAERAAGGERVRFDVDVRVTGGRLVAIELQLLPVRDERGAVEYVVLSAVDVSARKESEEALRHSEAEARRRAAELEATYRTAPIGLCVVDRELRWVRINERLAEMNGVPAAAHLGRRVRDVLPGIADQAESILRHVLDTGEPVLRVELEGETPAQPGVMRSWVESFYPIRDETTGTVVAVNVVAQETTEARRVQRALHESDERLRLAATAAGFGTFEVREDKCAQWSPELRRIVGLPEVDEPITIGVLERLLHPDDRARVLEEIAQSVDPRGDGVFESEHRFVRPDGSVAWVLARGRSEFRGEGDARRFVHASGAVIDLSARKALEQERQRDDARWRLTIEASGAADWEYWVTTGELRWSERMLELWGATPESTLEEALTRLHPDDVVRSRAAFERSLDPSGDGMFLDESRVLGTDGKVHWLESRGRTTFEDTPEGRRPVVLRAVTLDVSERKRAEEDRARLLESERRAREDAERASRMRDEFLATISHELRTPLNAILGWAHLLRSGPDDRARLERGLDVITRNAQLQATLIADLLDMSRIIAGKLALEVHPLDPSAAVSAALESVRAAASAKEITLRTVVDSPVPRVRGDATRLQQVIWNLLSNAIKFTPRGGRVEVSIARRDDEVEIAVADSGQGIDPEFLPHVFERFRQADQTTTRRHGGLGLGLAIVQQIVQMHGGTVRAESEGVGKGARFAITLPATAREVATTPATERAKRGPDALRRLGGVRVLVVDDEPDARDVIAQVLELAEADVSTASSADEALEVMERAPFDVLLSDIGMPKRDGYALIEEVRRRGIAVPAAALTAFARDQDRKRALAAGYQVHIPKPVEPEALISAVASLATVG
- a CDS encoding phosphatase PAP2 family protein, with product MDAELLVAINDLRSPALDAALGPLGEHGYLLYPAFLVALLVMRRRAVATTTRDGLLAFLLALFVTETFLKPLFARPRPTAIPELLAQLDVLGSVPGARSWSMPSGTAAACGAGAAWIWSRLGWRAGLPAAIIAVLACFARLYAGVHWPTDLLFGATLGIFVALGVDRFSRWAG
- a CDS encoding TatD family hydrolase, giving the protein MTRLFDSHCHLDAPALDPDRDDVIARAIERGVDGVLVPAVSPERWDALAALRARWSAVRIAIGVHPYVIASCAVDDALATMEARATALGAVAIGECGFDRRVAIDLARQSEIVDAHVEVARARELPIVLHVVGTHGLALERMERHGPLRAGGVVHAWSGPAELVARWVALGFSIGIGPVVTWARARRVKESARVVPLERLLVETDAPDGHLEGATRGEPSDVDEVVRAVAAERDVRAQELRVATWANAIRLFG